The DNA region CCGGCTCCTCGCGCCCGGTGATGGGACTGGTGATGCGGCCGATATACCGGCCCATCCCGTAGCCCTTGTCCTTGATGTAGTTGCTCTGGCCGAGGTTCAACGTGCCGCCCGCGCCGGCAAAGGCGAGCGCCCCCAAGAGCAGCCCCGGATGAATCTGCTCGTCGAACGGCGGCAGTTGCCCGACGCTCGTCAGTCCTGCGAGCATCGCGCCGACCGCGTCGGCGCGGACCATCGCCGCCGCCAGGATCACGACGATCACCATGATCAACGAGACGAGGACCAACTGGATCTTCTCGACCGTCTCGTAGACGACCGGCCCGGCCGTCAGCACGAGCCCGCACAAGACCAGCCCCCCGATCGACAACCAGGTGAGCGCCGCTCCGCCCGGGGTGCCGGCCGTCTCGGGCCAGATCAGCCAGCAGACGATACTCGCTCCGCCCTTGGCCCAGGCCGGGATCATCCACGGCACGACGTTCAGAAACAAAAACGCCCCGGCCCAATGCCGGCTCTGCCGGCAAAACCCCGTGATCGCGCTTTCGCCCGTGGCCAGCGTCCAGCGCTCGATCTCGAGATTGACGAAGTACTGCGTGGTCACGCCCAGCACGCAGGCCCAGAAGAAAATGAACCCAGTCTTGTAGGTGATGTACGGCCAGAGAATCAGTTCGCCGCTGCCCAGCGCCAATCCGGCGAGCATCACGCTCGGCCCGATCATCGCCTTCAAGGGCACCGGGTCGGGCAGATCGCGCCAGCGCAAGGGGGGCAACTGCCCGCGCGGGATCACCGAGTCGGGTACCGTCTCGCCGGGATCAACGTCCGCTTCGCGCTCGATCATCGGCCGCCTCTCCGCTGCTGCGGGCCGGCCGTTGGCGGCCGTACCCGGAAAAGGCCGCCAGTCTAACAACGCGCCGCGCGCTTGTCGCCGCCGCGCCGGTGCTAGGGTCGCCGGCGTACAGGGCTGGCTTCAGCCAGGCCAGTTCGCGCGCGACTGCATCGGTTTAGGCGTCGCCCGGCAACGGCTCCTCGGCGGCGGCGGGCGCCTTACCATAGCGGATCTCACCCTTCTTCAGCTTGGTGCGCCATTTCTGCGCCGCCTGCTGCCTGCTCTTGGGCGACTGCTCGGGCTGGTAGTACATCGTCGCTCCGGTAATCTGGCCCAGATTCCAGATCGCCAACCGTCGCACGCACAAGTCGTCGCTTTCGAGCGCGTCGATCAGTTGTGCATCGGCGCCGGCCGTAAGCTGCTCGTTCGAAAATCCCCACAGCAGCCGATACGACTGCTTGCCGGCCGCGCCGAACTGCCGGGCAAACGCCTCGGCCACGCGCTGCGTATCGGCAGGACTGCGGCAGGTGGCCGCGATCAACGACATCGCCAGCCCGTCCCAGAACGACTTGGCATCCTTGTCGGCGAGCAACCGCAGCGCCGCATCGAACTCGCTGATCTGGCACAAGCAACGCGCCGCCAGCGCGCGAACTTCGATTTGCGGTCGGTCGGCCGCCTCTTTGAGGGCCAACACGATGTTGCTCTCGGCCACCAATTGCTCGCCGATCTCTTTCGCCGCCCGGCGATCAATCAGCGCCGAAGTCTCGCTCGAAATCCAAGTGGGCAGGCCCGTTGCCACGGGGCCCGACGGCAACGACGGCGTGACGATCAGCTTTGGCCCGACGAATTTCTGCGGCGCCTCGTTGCTGCCGGGCGTGGCCATTTCGACCTGGCCCGACACCGCATAGACACCGATCACGTCGAGCGGCCGCACCTGCTCCGGATCGTCGCCCGGATTGTGAAACAGACCCAGATCGAGCGCTGCCACGCTCTCGTCGTTCGCCAACGTCAACAGCGCCTCGTGCTCGGCCAGCGTGATCCGCAGCCGCGAACCGGCATGCCCCGCGGCGAGAATCTTGACCTGTCCGTATTTCAACTGGATGCCAGGCACGCCCTCGGCGTCGGGCCCCGTGAGCGTGCAGTCGGTCGGCCCGACCAGTTCCAACAACACCCCGCTTTGCAGTTGCACGACTGGGCGAAAGACCGGCAATACGAGCAATTGCTCGTCGCTGCGAATCTCGTCGCCCGACGCCAGCCGCTGCCATCCCGGCGCGGCGCGGTCGAATCGCAGCAATACGGCTTCTTCCTTCATCAACCGCGCCACGCTCACCGGCGCCGCCGCGGGCCGCGCGCTGGGCTGCGGTTCGCCTTCGGCAGGCGTCTCGTCGGGCAGTTCGACCGGTGCGCCGGCGGGTGAAGCCGGGGCAGGCACCTCCGCGGGCGGCGTCTCGGTCGGCAATGGCGGCTCGCCAGGAACGGTGTTCGCCGGCAACGGTGCGGCATCCGACCCATCGGTATTCGGCGCGGAGGGAGCGGCCGTGCCAGATTCGCCGGCGGGCTCGCTGCCCGTGGTGTCGCTGCCCGCTGCATCACTGGACGGCGCCGCGTCGCCCGCCGTTGTGCTGCCGGCATCGGTCGCGCTCTCGGTCGAGCTGGAGGTCTCGGCCGCTTCAGACTTTGTTTGCGCGGAGGTGGCAGGCTTGTCTTTGGCTAGATCCTGCTTGTCCGGCCCCTCGGCGACCGTTAGCCCGCCGAGCAGGTCCGACAAAGATTGACCCGCCACGGCGAAATACAGCGCGCCGACGAGCGCCCCCAACAACACCGTTGCGGCCACGAGCGGCCACCATTGCGACTGCCGCTCTTCGCGCAAATACTCGGGCACCTCGCGTTGCCGCCGCTGGGGCGTCGACAGCAGCGGCGCCGGCTCGGTTGTCGGCGGGGCAGCCTCTTCGTCGACCGCGACGATGGCCGGCGTTTCGCCGCGAGCGGCCGGCACGCTTTCGAGCGCCCCGGCCGCGACAGCCTCGGCTTGGTGAGCCTCGGGGGTCGTGACTCGTTCGACCAGCTCGTAGATTTGCTGCCGCATGCCGGGTTCAACTTCGGCCTGTTCGCGTAGCACCAAGGCCAGGATTTGATGACTGCCGGCCACCTCGGCCAGATGTACGTCGGATTCGAGGCAGGCCCGTTCGAAGTCGGCCACCTTGGCTGCCGACATCATGTTGTCGAGATACTCGGCCACGTTGTTGGCGTCGCCGGCCAGACCGCGCTCGCTGACTTTCGGCGCCCCGATCCGCAACCGTCGCACCACGTCGCGCACTCGGTGCAGGATCGACGCCGCCTGTTCGTTCTGGTCGAGCTTCTCGCGAATCGCGGCCGCATCGGCCGGCTCGAGCATTTCGTCCATATAGGCCAACAGCGTGCGCAAAGTCAGGCGCATGGTTCGCAATCGCTTTTGGGCAAAGAGGGCCAGCCGGAGGGCTTTCGCTTCCCCCTTTGGGAAGCCGGCCGCCGCTGCGGAATCTCTACCCCTATTAGTGGCGCGCGGTGGCTTGCGCCGTAGAAGTTTTCCTCGCCCGGCGCGTGGCGTGCCCGCTAAGCGGCGAACGTCGAACGACTTAACGTTCGGTGGGCGAACCTGTCGCAGCCTCCGAGCCGACAGACTGGGGCCGTTGCGGCAAGCCGATCAGGGCCAGCATCGATGCCAGCAGCACCAGCATCGCCACCAGGCCCGGGTGCAAGTTCGGCTGATAGAACTCGACCGGCGGCTTCCAGGCTTCGATCGGCTCCCAGCCCTGCTCGGTGCGGCGCCATTCGACGCGCTCGACGGACTGCTTGCCGGCTTGCGCACGGCGCGGCTCGACCGAGCTGGGTACCTCGCTGGCGATCCAGCCCCCCAGGGTCAGCAGAAACAGCAGCCAGCCAATGGAACGCACGCACGGCACCCGCGAGAGGAGACGGCGATCGTGCACTCGCCGCGTGCCCAATTCGACAAGTCGGGGAACAATCCCCGGGGCACGGCACGTCGCGCCGTGATCATGCGAAACGCAAACCCAAGGCCTGTTCCTTAGCGGCGCCCGCGTCTTGCGGCGCAACTTGAAGTGGCCCAGCGGCCTACGAAGGAAAGGGGCGCCCGGTCGCGGAGTTGCCCATGTTGCTTTTCGTCTACAAGGCGGCCGTCGGACGTCGCCGGACGTCAACACGCAGGTCTTCCGTCAGGATTACACGCGTCACAATTGCCCACGGAAATAGCTGAAATAGCGCGTGGCATTCGTTTGCCGACGTTCCGGGGCTGGCCTAGGGTTTCTTTGCCCGGCGGCCCACGCGCGGTGCCCGGCAACCGGTGCTTTTTTTGCGGAGAATCCGCCATGAGTCAGGCAACCCCGACGCCTCCCCGCAGTATCGACCATTTGATCGCCGACGGCGGCCTACCGGCCTTGCCGCAAAGCGCGATCCAGATCTTGTCGCTGTCGCAGAACCCCGCCAACGGCCCTGCCGAATATGCCCTGCCGATCGAGGCCGACGCCGGCCTGGCGAGCCAGGTGCTGCGGTTCGTGAATTCGTCCTACTTCGGTTTTTCGCGCGAGATCGCCAGCGTCAAGCTCGCCATCTCGCTCGTCGGCGTGCGGACGATGAAGAACTTCGTCCTCTGGAGCGCCGTGTTCAGCCTGATGCCGAATCCCAAGTGCGGCCCGTTCGACCTGAAGCTCCTCTGGCAGGACTCGTTCCGCCGTGGGCTGCTGGCCCGAGCCGTTGCCCGGCTGCTCAAGTGCGAACAGCCCGAGGAGTGCTTCGCCGCCGGCCTGCTGCAGGACATGGCGATCCCACTGCTGGCCCGCGAATTTCCGGCTGAGTATGCCGGCTTGCTGAACTCCCGCCAGGGCGGCCAGTTGCGGCTCTCGGCCTTGGAGCGTGAGAATTTCGGCTGGACGCATGCCGAAGTCGCCGGCCGCATCGCCCAGCGTTGGAACCTGCCCGAGTCGCTGACGAATCTGCTCCGCCAGCACCTTTCGCTCGACGCATTGCTCGCCCAGCCCGAGGCTCCGCGCGGCGCGGCCGCGGTGGCGCTTAGCGCCTTGCTGCCTCCGGCGATTGACGAGCAATGGCACGAATGGCCGGCCTTCGAGATCGGATATCGCCGGCTCTGCCCGACCGGCCCCAGCGCCGCGGCGCTGCTGGCACAGGTCGACGCCGAGTTTGCCGAGTTCGCGCCGATTCTCAAACTCCCGATGCCCGCGCAGACTCTCGCGCAGCGCATCGCCTCCGTCAGTCCGACCCCCGCGACGGTCGCCTGAACGGCCGGCGCGGCAATCTAGCGGCCGGTCGATGCTGCGAATGCCCGCTGCTGCGCGGCGTTTGCTTGGCAAATTGGAACTGTTTTGCCAAGCTTAGTGCCGACAGCACCACGATTTAGCACAAGTTTGTCGGGCACCGATCTGGAATCGAGCAGCCACGGGCGAATAGAATACTAGTGGAGTAGGTGCCAAGCCCGCTGGATCGAGGCTTCCTCTCTTCACTCCCCGGATTGGCGGACGATCCGCGACCCGGGCGCGATAGCAGCGCGGGAGTTTGGACGCGGTGGCCAGCAACGATCGCATCCGCACGGCACGCACGATTCGCGCGGCCGAGGGCTACCTGGAGCTGAACCTGCCCCAGTACGCTCTCGAAACGCTCGATCGTTTGCCGCGCGGCCACATGCCCAGCCGTGCTTTGTATCTCAAGGGCGAGGCTCTACGCAGCCTGCAGCGCTTCGACGCGGCCATCGAGCCCTTGCTTCAGGCAGCCGAGTTGGACCCCGAAGATGTTCGCGTCTGGCTGGCCTTGGGGTGGTGCTACAAGCGCACCTCTCGGCTCGATCAGGCCATCGACGCCCTCGAACACGCCTTGGCGGCCGACTCCAGCGAGGCGGTCGTTCCCTACAACCTGGCCTGCTACTGGAGCCTGGCCGGCAACAAGCAGCGGGCGCTCGAATACCTCTCGACGGCCCTGGCCCTGAACGGCGACTTCCGCGATCTGGTAGGCGAAGAGTCCGACTTCGATACGCTGCGCGACGACCCCGACTTTCAAGCG from Pirellulales bacterium includes:
- a CDS encoding Nramp family divalent metal transporter, giving the protein MIEREADVDPGETVPDSVIPRGQLPPLRWRDLPDPVPLKAMIGPSVMLAGLALGSGELILWPYITYKTGFIFFWACVLGVTTQYFVNLEIERWTLATGESAITGFCRQSRHWAGAFLFLNVVPWMIPAWAKGGASIVCWLIWPETAGTPGGAALTWLSIGGLVLCGLVLTAGPVVYETVEKIQLVLVSLIMVIVVILAAAMVRADAVGAMLAGLTSVGQLPPFDEQIHPGLLLGALAFAGAGGTLNLGQSNYIKDKGYGMGRYIGRITSPITGREEPVAEFGYHFPHTPENLARWRQWWRATCIEHFLSFFVTCIVCLTLLTLLAYSIFYEPDGTLKPGLPAFKDDLAFVWAEAQAVDAQWGGIPKFAFLLMGLATLLTTEFGVLDLTSRISTDIVKVNWLEDQPRWSESRLYYLFLWGTIAMGALILLVGEEKLSAFAMFKLSSGLNGAVMFLYCATLLYLNRRRLPADLRTPWWRALWLAWGILFYGGFAAWVVYELVAK
- a CDS encoding HDOD domain-containing protein, translating into MSQATPTPPRSIDHLIADGGLPALPQSAIQILSLSQNPANGPAEYALPIEADAGLASQVLRFVNSSYFGFSREIASVKLAISLVGVRTMKNFVLWSAVFSLMPNPKCGPFDLKLLWQDSFRRGLLARAVARLLKCEQPEECFAAGLLQDMAIPLLAREFPAEYAGLLNSRQGGQLRLSALERENFGWTHAEVAGRIAQRWNLPESLTNLLRQHLSLDALLAQPEAPRGAAAVALSALLPPAIDEQWHEWPAFEIGYRRLCPTGPSAAALLAQVDAEFAEFAPILKLPMPAQTLAQRIASVSPTPATVA
- a CDS encoding tetratricopeptide repeat protein yields the protein MASNDRIRTARTIRAAEGYLELNLPQYALETLDRLPRGHMPSRALYLKGEALRSLQRFDAAIEPLLQAAELDPEDVRVWLALGWCYKRTSRLDQAIDALEHALAADSSEAVVPYNLACYWSLAGNKQRALEYLSTALALNGDFRDLVGEESDFDTLRDDPDFQALVSVIV